A region from the Brachyspira hampsonii genome encodes:
- a CDS encoding peptide ABC transporter substrate-binding protein gives MKKIIFMILSLSIIILFMSCSGGKDEKGVIYINVGPEPKTIDPALNSTVDANIYIQHVFEGLATRDNDNKIVPGVAESWDISDDGLTYTFHIRDNAKWSDGKKITAEDFVYSWQRVVDPITASEYAYQFEPVLNAMDINSGKKPVSELGVRAIDENTFEVKLNAPTAYFLELAAFYTFYPVRKDMIEENADNWTLSPDTYIGNGPFIMTERRTDDRIVVVKNTNYWNADNIVPEKLVFILMQNGTAAVAGIKEGSLHFANNPPLQDIENLKSEGLMHISPYLGTYYYCLNITNEILKDVRVRKALTLAIDRNYLVEQVTRAGQLPASAWVPSGVNDTEGAEGDFRKVGGDYYSIKAEDYQKNLDEAKKLLAEAGYPNGENFPVIEFKSNSGEHIQIFEAIQQMWKSGLGIDSTIAQEEWATFQTTRQEKNYVIARHGWIADYNDPMSFLGVFLSYSIQNNGGYSNKAYDDKLKLAMSTIDQDIRMKAMHEAEDILMEDMGLIPIYFYTDPIMVSKKLSGVIYDPLGAHKFFYAKLSE, from the coding sequence ATGAAAAAGATTATATTTATGATTTTATCTCTAAGCATAATAATATTGTTTATGTCATGCTCAGGAGGAAAAGATGAGAAGGGGGTTATATATATTAATGTCGGACCTGAACCAAAAACTATAGACCCTGCTTTAAATTCAACAGTAGATGCTAATATTTATATTCAGCATGTTTTTGAGGGATTGGCAACTAGAGATAATGATAATAAAATAGTGCCGGGTGTTGCTGAGAGCTGGGATATAAGCGATGACGGATTAACTTATACATTTCATATAAGAGATAATGCTAAATGGTCTGACGGTAAAAAGATTACAGCAGAAGATTTTGTTTATTCTTGGCAAAGAGTAGTTGATCCTATTACAGCGAGCGAATATGCTTATCAATTTGAACCTGTTTTAAATGCGATGGATATAAATTCCGGTAAGAAACCTGTTTCTGAATTGGGTGTAAGAGCTATAGATGAAAACACTTTTGAAGTAAAATTAAATGCCCCTACTGCTTATTTTTTAGAGTTAGCGGCTTTTTATACATTTTATCCTGTTAGAAAAGATATGATAGAAGAAAATGCAGATAATTGGACACTTTCTCCTGATACTTATATAGGCAACGGACCTTTTATAATGACAGAAAGAAGAACAGACGACAGAATTGTAGTAGTAAAAAATACTAATTATTGGAATGCTGATAATATAGTTCCTGAAAAGTTGGTATTTATACTTATGCAAAATGGCACTGCTGCTGTTGCCGGTATAAAAGAAGGCTCTTTACATTTTGCCAATAATCCTCCGCTTCAGGATATTGAGAATTTAAAAAGTGAAGGTTTAATGCATATTTCTCCTTATCTAGGTACATACTATTATTGTTTAAATATTACTAATGAGATATTAAAAGATGTAAGAGTTCGTAAGGCTTTAACTTTGGCTATAGACAGAAATTATTTAGTAGAACAGGTAACTAGAGCCGGACAGCTTCCTGCAAGTGCTTGGGTTCCTAGCGGAGTGAATGATACTGAAGGGGCAGAAGGTGATTTCAGAAAAGTCGGAGGCGATTATTATAGTATAAAAGCTGAAGATTATCAAAAGAATTTAGATGAGGCAAAAAAACTTTTAGCTGAGGCTGGTTATCCTAATGGGGAAAATTTCCCTGTTATAGAGTTTAAGTCAAATTCAGGAGAGCATATACAAATATTTGAAGCTATACAGCAGATGTGGAAATCCGGACTTGGTATAGATTCTACTATAGCACAGGAAGAATGGGCTACTTTCCAAACTACAAGACAGGAAAAAAATTATGTTATAGCTCGTCATGGATGGATAGCTGATTATAATGATCCTATGAGTTTTTTGGGCGTATTTTTAAGCTATAGTATACAAAATAACGGCGGTTATTCTAATAAAGCTTATGATGATAAATTGAAACTTGCTATGTCTACAATAGATCAGGATATAAGAATGAAAGCTATGCATGAGGCAGAAGATATACTTATGGAAGATATGGGGTTAATACCTATTTATTTCTATACTGATCCTATTATGGTTAGTAAAAAGTTATCAGGTGTTATTTATGATCCTCTAGGAGCACATAAATTCTTCTATGCAAAATTATCTGAATAA
- a CDS encoding EFR1 family ferrodoxin (N-terminal region resembles flavodoxins. C-terminal ferrodoxin region binds two 4Fe-4S clusters.), giving the protein MKVDKVYSIYYSATGTTQKIVSFVGENIAKKLGVPFEKYDFTLPKKREGILEFKENDLVICGTPTYAGRIPNVMLPYYKNNIKAKGALAVPIVLYGNRNFDDSLIELRNTMQENGFYTIAGAGFIGEHAFSYVLGAGRPDDKDMSIAAEFVEKVVEKIQNMNDIPKEPIKVRGNDPIRPYYMPKDKHEHAIDILKVKPKVDTSKCTNCKTCAHVCPLASIDFDDITKYVGKCIKCGACVKKCPEHCRYYDDEGYLYHQHDLEDEFKRRAEPELFY; this is encoded by the coding sequence ATGAAAGTTGACAAAGTTTATTCAATATATTATAGTGCTACAGGTACTACTCAGAAAATTGTTTCTTTTGTTGGCGAGAATATAGCAAAGAAATTGGGAGTGCCTTTTGAAAAGTATGATTTTACTTTACCAAAGAAAAGAGAAGGAATATTAGAGTTCAAGGAAAATGATTTAGTAATATGCGGAACTCCTACTTATGCAGGAAGAATACCTAATGTTATGCTTCCATATTACAAAAATAATATTAAAGCTAAGGGGGCTTTAGCTGTTCCTATAGTATTATACGGTAATAGGAATTTTGATGATTCTTTAATAGAGCTTAGAAATACTATGCAGGAAAATGGATTTTATACTATAGCAGGAGCAGGGTTTATAGGTGAGCATGCTTTTTCTTATGTTCTTGGGGCAGGAAGGCCTGATGATAAGGATATGTCTATTGCTGCTGAGTTTGTCGAAAAAGTTGTGGAAAAAATTCAAAATATGAATGATATTCCTAAAGAACCTATTAAGGTTAGAGGAAATGATCCTATTCGTCCTTATTATATGCCTAAGGATAAACATGAACATGCTATAGATATATTAAAAGTTAAGCCTAAAGTAGATACTTCAAAATGTACAAACTGCAAAACTTGTGCCCATGTATGTCCGCTTGCTTCTATTGATTTTGATGACATAACAAAATATGTAGGTAAATGTATAAAATGCGGTGCCTGTGTGAAAAAATGTCCTGAACATTGCAGGTATTATGATGATGAAGGATACTTATACCATCAGCATGATTTAGAAGATGAGTTTAAAAGAAGAGCTGAGCCTGAATTATTTTATTGA
- a CDS encoding DNA-formamidopyrimidine glycosylase family protein translates to MKELPNLITLINSIKSEICYSYINKIEAIDKQYKEMEDIEGQKIIDVLRYGGYIHFQFSQDAMLIDLGPNGSFVLTEDDQYKNSILKLETDHGNFFVVDESKDKNEITKIIPIWKDSTTMPQIGYDPLTKQFNYNLFCQLLSDNDTTVEKLIKNPLILSGIGNVYGDMILKKASITKKTKTSDITKAKAREIFDAIKQVLREASGNTEEEDSESSEEE, encoded by the coding sequence ATGAAAGAACTGCCAAATTTAATTACATTAATAAACTCCATTAAAAGCGAAATTTGTTATTCTTATATAAATAAGATAGAAGCCATAGATAAGCAATATAAAGAAATGGAAGATATAGAAGGACAGAAAATAATAGATGTTTTACGCTATGGAGGATATATACATTTCCAGTTTTCGCAAGATGCTATGCTTATTGATTTAGGCCCCAACGGCTCCTTTGTATTAACTGAAGATGATCAATATAAAAACAGCATATTAAAATTAGAAACGGATCATGGCAATTTCTTTGTTGTAGATGAAAGCAAGGATAAAAATGAAATTACTAAAATAATACCTATTTGGAAGGATTCGACAACAATGCCTCAAATAGGATATGATCCTCTTACTAAACAATTCAATTATAATTTATTCTGCCAATTATTATCAGATAATGATACAACAGTGGAGAAACTTATAAAAAATCCTTTAATATTAAGCGGAATAGGAAATGTATATGGAGATATGATATTAAAAAAAGCATCTATCACTAAAAAAACTAAAACCTCAGATATAACTAAAGCAAAGGCAAGAGAAATATTTGATGCTATAAAACAAGTTTTAAGAGAAGCCTCAGGAAATACAGAAGAAGAAGACAGCGAGTCATCAGAAGAAGAATAA